The proteins below come from a single Corylus avellana chromosome ca3, CavTom2PMs-1.0 genomic window:
- the LOC132174689 gene encoding transcription factor TCP4-like gives MGESHQQATTSSRLGIRSAGGEIVEVQGGHIVRSTGRKDRHSKVCTAKGPRDRRVRLSANTAIQFYDVQDRLGYDRPSKAVDWLIKKAKAAIDELAELPAWDPTTSTAAAAAALQQEHHHHHQPQIMDPIGIHAVDTIASGCRRTATTMVGRDGGKVSESDMHNLQPPQMGENRSNSSSFLPPSLDSDSIADTIKSFFPMGAAAETTHSPPPLFQNYPPDLLSRTSSQSQDLRLSLQSFHDPILLHQHQPQTHHHQNEQVMLFSGTTTQLGFDGSSAGWSDPHHQHHPAEISRFQRMLAWNAAGAETGSGSSGGGGFIFSSPPPPPSFAQNQCFPQRGPLQSSNTPSLRAWIDPPIATAHHHQIPSAFHHQSSGIGYASGGFSGFRIPARIQGEEEHDGTSDKPSSASSDSRH, from the coding sequence ATGGGAGAGAGCCACCAGCAAGCCACAACGTCGTCGAGATTGGGGATAAGAAGCGCAGGCGGCGAAATCGTGGAGGTCCAAGGAGGCCACATTGTTCGCTCCACCGGACGGAAGGACCGCCACAGCAAGGTCTGCACCGCAAAGGGGCCGAGAGACCGCCGCGTCCGCCTCTCAGCCAACACTGCTATCCAGTTCTACGACGTCCAGGACCGCCTCGGCTACGACCGCCCCAGCAAGGCCGTCGATTGGCTCATAAAAAAGGCCAAGGCCGCCATCGACGAGCTTGCCGAGCTCCCAGCATGGGACCCAACAACTTccaccgccgccgccgccgccgccttACAACAAGAGCACCACCATCACCACCAGCCGCAGATAATGGACCCAATTGGTATCCACGCCGTGGATACCATTGCTTCTGGATGTAGAAGGACAGCAACTACAATGGTGGGTCGCGATGGTGGTAAAGTTTCAGAGAGTGATATGCACAATCTTCAACCACCACAGATGGGCGAAAACCGGAGTAATAGTTCGAGTTTTCTTCCACCATCGCTGGACTCCGACTCTATCGCCGACACAATAAAGTCCTTTTTCCCAATGGGTGCAGCGGCGGAGACAACGCACTCTCCTCCGCCGTTATTTCAGAATTACCCACCAGATTTGCTGTCAAGAACTAGTAGCCAGAGCCAAGATCTGCGGCTTTCTCTTCAGTCGTTTCACGACCCAATTCTTCTGCACCAGCACCAACCCCaaactcatcatcatcaaaatgaGCAAGTGATGCTTTTCTCTGGAACGACGACCCAGTTGGGTTTTGATGGGTCGTCCGCTGGGTGGTCCGACCCGCACCACCAACACCACCCGGCGGAGATTAGCCGGTTCCAGAGAATGCTCGCTTGGAACGCCGCTGGTGCAGAAACTGGTAGTGGCAGCAGTGGAGGCGGTGGATTCATCTTCAGttcgccgccgccgccgccttCGTTTGCCCAAAACCAGTGTTTTCCACAGAGGGGACCCCTTCAGTCCAGTAACACACCTTCGCTTCGCGCTTGGATAGACCCGCCAATTGCCACTGCTCACCACCATCAAATTCCATCCGCCTTCCATCATCAGTCTTCTGGCATCGGATACGCCTCCGGCGGATTCTCCGGGTTTCGCATTCCAGCACGAATACAGGGTGAAGAGGAGCACGACGGCACCTCCGACAAGCCGTCCTCTGCTTCCTCCGATTCTCGCCATTGA
- the LOC132176455 gene encoding protein IQ-DOMAIN 10, producing MCCLFSGLLHWTLLQSSGFSSMGSGLWFRSIISIKRLKDDKSKHAKARSATDKANTSKCKDDYHEVSSSTSNGHANKSLEVPPPPVQVEDAAATRIQAAFRAYRARKTILHLKGTVKFHGLIQDHTGIEQASTALSYMHSWSRIQDQIRARRLHMVMEGRIRQKKLENQLKFEAKLHELEVEWCGGSDTMEEIISRIQQKEEAAIKRERAMAYAFSHQWRANSSQYLGQASYILGKENWGWSWTERWIAARPWEVRVHPHSTDSNKVLAKPSRSYKLANQPEKKIPVSVKPTKAKNLVYPTAEK from the exons ATGTGTTGCCTCTTCTCTG GTCTGCTGCATTGGACTCTGCTACAATCTTCTGGGTTCTCATCAATGGGTTCAGGACTCTGGTTTAGGTCAATCATTAGCATAAAAAGACTGAAGGATGATAAGTCCAAACATGCAAAG gCTCGCTCAGCTACTGATAAAGCAAACACATCCAAGTGTAAGGATGATTACCATGAAGTTTCAAGTAGTACTTCCAATGGTCATGCCAATAAAAGTCTTGAGGTTCCTCCTCCTCCTGTTCAAGTTGAAGATGCAGCTGCAACTCGGATTCAAGCTGCATTTCGGGCATATAGG GCAAGAAAAACGATACTCCATCTAAAGGGGACAGTGAAATTTCACGGCTTGATTCAGGATCACACTGGCATAGAGCAAGCATCAACTGCATTGAgctacatgcattcttggagtAGAATACAAGACCAAATCAGAGCTCGCAGACTCCATATGGTAATGGAAGGCCGAATTCGGCAAAAGAAACTAGAAAATCAGTTGAAATTTGAGGCTAAGCTTCATGAGCTGGAG GTTGAGTGGTgcggtggctctgataccatggaGGAAATCATATCAAGAATACAACAGAAAGAAGAAGCAGCAATTAAGCGTGAACGAGCCATGGCGTATGCCTTCTCTCATCAG TGGAGAGCCAACTCTAGCCAATATCTTGGCCAGGCTTCTTACATTCTTGGCAAGGAAAACTGGGGTTGGAGCTGGACGGAACGGTGGATAGCCGCTCGCCCGTGGGAGGTCCGAGTTCATCCGCATTCTACCGACTCAAACAAAGTCCTGGCAAAGCCGAGCAGATCATATAAATTGGCGAACCAGCCGGAGAAGAAGATACCAGTTTCAGTTAAACCCACAAAAGCCAAGAACTTGGTCTACCCAACTGCTGAAAAATAA